A genomic segment from Candidatus Zixiibacteriota bacterium encodes:
- a CDS encoding acetyl ornithine aminotransferase family protein produces the protein MTSAHSPKILTELPGPKSRRMIADDEKFVSQSYTRIFPTVLDRAEGCYVWDVDGNCFVDFHAGIGVCSTGNVHPKVVEAIKTQASRGIHFASADFYHELIGKLAQKMAKIVPGDDNKRTFFGNSGAEAVEAAIKLAKYATKRTRFLAYIGAFHGRTIGAVSLTCSKKNQRLNFHPMMDGVTHVFYPYCYRCPINLKYPSCNLQCADMIEDIYLNQVCPGEEVAAFFTEPLQGEGGYVLPPVDYFTRIKQICEKYGILFVSDEIQSGMGRTGKWFCIEHFDVVPDIVTSAKGIASGMPLGACTSSADLMSWEPGAHSTTFGGNPVSCAAALVTLDIIENELLENARKMGDYAMKQLLEFQKSSEIVGDVRGKGLMIGVEIVKDRETKERAPKLAREIMMECFRHGLMILTCGPNTIRIVPPLVISKETVDQGFDILFEAIRTVEKEPR, from the coding sequence ATGACCAGTGCACATAGCCCGAAGATATTGACCGAACTACCCGGTCCGAAGAGCCGCAGGATGATTGCCGATGACGAGAAATTCGTCTCGCAGTCATACACACGCATTTTCCCGACAGTTCTCGACCGCGCCGAGGGATGTTACGTCTGGGATGTCGACGGCAACTGCTTTGTCGATTTCCACGCCGGTATCGGCGTCTGCTCGACCGGCAACGTCCATCCGAAAGTTGTCGAAGCTATCAAGACTCAGGCGAGCCGGGGCATTCACTTCGCCTCAGCCGACTTCTATCATGAATTGATCGGCAAGCTTGCGCAGAAGATGGCGAAGATCGTTCCCGGCGATGACAACAAGCGGACTTTTTTCGGGAATTCCGGTGCGGAAGCAGTCGAAGCCGCGATCAAGCTCGCAAAATACGCCACCAAGCGCACAAGATTTCTGGCATATATAGGTGCTTTCCATGGACGCACGATCGGTGCGGTGTCGCTTACCTGCTCGAAGAAAAACCAGCGGCTCAATTTTCACCCGATGATGGACGGCGTTACGCACGTCTTCTATCCGTACTGCTACCGCTGCCCGATCAATCTGAAGTATCCGTCGTGCAACCTGCAGTGCGCGGATATGATCGAGGACATCTATCTGAATCAGGTCTGCCCCGGCGAGGAAGTGGCGGCGTTCTTCACCGAGCCGTTGCAGGGCGAGGGTGGATATGTGCTCCCGCCTGTCGATTATTTCACCAGGATCAAGCAAATCTGCGAGAAATACGGTATACTGTTTGTGTCGGATGAAATACAGTCCGGCATGGGTCGCACAGGCAAATGGTTCTGCATCGAACATTTCGATGTCGTGCCTGATATTGTCACATCCGCCAAGGGTATCGCCTCCGGCATGCCACTCGGAGCCTGCACGTCGTCAGCCGACCTGATGTCCTGGGAGCCGGGAGCACATTCGACGACTTTTGGCGGTAATCCGGTATCCTGCGCCGCGGCGCTGGTTACGCTCGATATAATCGAGAATGAGCTGTTGGAGAACGCCCGGAAAATGGGCGACTATGCGATGAAGCAACTGCTGGAATTCCAGAAGTCATCCGAGATCGTCGGCGATGTTCGTGGCAAGGGATTGATGATCGGTGTGGAAATCGTCAAGGATAGAGAGACCAAAGAACGCGCACCGAAGCTCGCAAGAGAGATAATGATGGAATGTTTCAGGCATGGCCTGATGATATTGACGTGCGGACCGAACACTATTCGGATTGTCCCGCCACTGGTGATCTCCAAAGAGACCGTCGACCAGGGTTTTGACATCCTGTTTGAGGCGATACGCACTGTCGAAAAAGAACCGCGATAG